In Sphaeramia orbicularis chromosome 15, fSphaOr1.1, whole genome shotgun sequence, a single genomic region encodes these proteins:
- the cdc42ep3 gene encoding cdc42 effector protein 3 — MPAKAPIYLKPTNSKKGKKCRLRDILSPDMISPPLGDFRHTIHIGRGGERDAFGDMSFLQGKYELLPGKAEVQPQYGIQSEFLRANSTGDASFAETPSPVLKNAISLPTIGGCQALTLPLISSTVFSMPPEPLEDIVGPTNSLKSDNVEEVEILQMDALLRSMDVFNSEPSSPSADILSKPDVLLDLLENRDKATTKAITKANKINKSENRFDKPSSYYINGHSNSIYKANGSLNSNTSSDSFDSFNGKGDFKTKTCNGSGSLNGNGNCNGYGHFNNDISLTFKQELPKYNRECVDRDSGVEEGRICDLEFEFSKEKSTSQDSLAQITGSFLSLELDLGPSILDDVLNIMDKPAVKSRP; from the coding sequence ATGCCAGCAAAAGCACCAATATACTTGAAACCCACAAATAGTAAGAAGGGCAAAAAATGTCGCCTGAGAGACATTTTGTCGCCAGATATGATCAGTCCACCCCTCGGGGATTTTCGCCACACCATCCACATCGGCAGGGGAGGGGAGAGGGATGCCTTTGGAGATATGTCCTTTCTCCAAGGGAAGTATGAGCTCCTACCTGGAAAAGCAGAAGTCCAACCTCAGTATGGCATCCAAAGTGAGTTTTTGAGAGCAAATAGTACAGGTGATGCCTCCTTCGCTGAGACCCCCTCTCCAGTTCTGAAAAACGCCATTTCACTCCCAACTATTGGTGGCTGCCAAGCACTTACCCTTCCCTTGATCTCCTCCACTGTGTTCTCCATGCCGCCAGAGCCCTTGGAGGACATTGTCGGGCCTACAAATTCCCTGAAATCTGATAATGTTGAGGAGGTAGAAATACTGCAGATGGATGCTCTGCTGCGTTCAATGGATGTTTTCAACAGCGAACCGTCATCTCCATCTGCAGACATACTGTCAAAGCCCGACGTCCTCCTGGATCTTCTGGAGAACAGAGATAAAGCCACAACTAAAGCCATTACCaaagcaaacaaaataaacaaaagtgaaAACAGGTTTGACAAGCCATCATCCTATTACATCAACGGCCACAGCAACAGCATCTACAAAGCTAACGGGAGTCTGAACAGCAACACGAGCAGCGACAGCTTCGACAGCTTCAACGGTAAAGGAGACTTCAAGACCAAGACCTGCAACGGAAGCGGGAGTCTCAACGGTAATGGCAACTGCAACGGTTATGGACACTTTAACAATGACATTAGCCTGACCTTTAAGCAGGAGCTCCCTAAGTACAACAGGGAGTGTGTGGACAGGGACAGTGGGGTGGAGGAGGGTCGCATCTGTGATTTGGAGTTTGAGTTTTCCAAGGAGAAGAGCACGTCGCAGGATTCCCTCGCCCAGATCACAGGGTCATTCCTGTCTCTTGAACTCGATCTGGGCCCATCTATCCTGGATGATGTGCTCAACATAATGGATAAACCCGCAGTGAAGAGCAGGCCTTGA